Below is a window of Geomonas oryzisoli DNA.
CAGCTCACGGGACGGCACTACCGTCTCTTCGATTACGTGGGGCACGCCGAGGCGGACCGGGTCATCATCAGCATGGGATCGTCCTGCGAAACCGTGGAAGAGGTGGTGCAATACCTGAACGGGAAAGGGGAGAAGGTGGGGCTGGTCAAGGTGCGGCTCTACCGTCCCTTCGCCTCGGAGCTCCTGCTCGCCGCGATCCCCGTCTCGGCGGCCAAGATCACGGTGCTCGACCGCACCAAGGAGCCCGGTTCCCTGGGCGAGCCGCTCTACCAGGACGTCTGCACCGCGTTCCTGGAGCGCGGCGGCGAGATCCCCGAGCTCTACGCGGGGCGCTACGGCCTGGGCTCGAAGGAGTTCCGCCCGGTACACGTGAAGAGCATCTTTGAGAACATGAACGGCCGCCCCGGCAAACGCCACTTCACCGTCGGCATCACCGACGACGTGAGCGACAGCTCGCTCCCGGTCGAGGGAACCCTCTCCACGACCCCGGAGGGGACTATCCAGTGCCGCTTCTGGGGGATGGGAGCCGACGGCACCGTCGGGGCCAACAAGGCTGCCATCAAGATCATCGGCGACAACACCGACCTCTACGTCCAGGCCTACTTTTCCTATGATTCCAAGAAGTCCGGGGGGATCACCGTCTCCCACCTGCGCTTCGGCGAAAGCCCGATCCAGTCCACGTATCTTGTCGACGCCGCCGATTTCATCTCCTGCCAGAAAGCCCCCTACGTGCAGATCTACGACCTGCTGGAGGGGATCAGGGAGGGGGGCACCTTCCTCTTGAATTCACCCTGGAGCAGCGTGGAGGCGATGGAGGCCAACCTCCCGGCCACCATGCGCCGTGCCATCGCGCAGAAGAAGGTCCGCCTCTACAACGTGGACGCCATCAGCATCGCCCAGGCGGCAGGGCTCGGGGGGCGCATCAACATGATCATGCAGACCGCCTTCTTCAAGCTCTCCGGCGTGCTTCCCTTCGAGCGGGCCGTGGAGCTCTTGAAGGACTCGATCCGCAAGGAATACGGCAGGAAAGGCGAGCAGGTGGTGGAGATGAACCTTGCCGCGGTCGACCTCGCCGTGGAAAGCCTGGTCGAAATCCACTACCCCGACTCCTGGCAGCAGGCCGACGACGAGCGCGGCACCGACTTCAGGCTGAAGCAGCCGATGCCCGACTACATGCGCGACATGGTGTTCCCGATCCTGCGCCAGAAGGGGGATGACCTCCCCGTTTCCTCCTTCACGCCCGACGGGGTCTTCCCCTTCTCCACCGCGCGCTACGAGAAAAGGGGCGTCGCCATCAACGTCCCCGAGTGGATCAAGGAAAACTGCATCCAGTGCAACCAGTGCGCCTATATCTGCCCGCACGCCACCATCCGCCCCTTCGTGGCCACCGACGGGGAGCTGGCGGGGGCGCCGGAGACCTACCAGACCATTCCGGTCAACGCGCGGGAACTCAAGGGAATGGGCTTTAGGATCCAGGTCTACCCCCTGGACTGCATGGGGTGCGGCAACTGCGCCGACATCTGCCCGGCCAAGGTCCCGGCGCTGGTCATGAAGCCGATCGACACCCAGGCCGCCGTGCAGGAGCAAAACCGGGCCTTCGCCGAGACGCTGTCCCCGAAAGGGCACCTGGTGAAGCGGACCACCGTGATCGGCAGCCAGTTCCAGCAGCCCCTTCTCGAGTTCTCCGGCGCCTGCTCCGGCTGCGGCGAGACCCCCTACGCCAGGATCATCACCCAGCTCTTCGGGGAGCGCATGATGATCGCCAACGCCACCGGCTGCAGCTCGATCTGGGGGGCCTCCGCCCCGGTCTCCCCCTACTGCGCCAACGCCGACGGGCACGGTCCCGCCTGGAACAACTCGCTCTTCGAGGACGCCGCCGAATTCGGCTTCGGCTACCATATGGCCGTTTCCCAGCGCAGGCACCTCCTGGCCGACCAGGTGCGCCGGGCCGTGCACAGCCTGCCGGAAGGGGAGCTGAGGGAAGAGCTGGAAGGGTGGCTGGCCGGTATGATGGACCCGGAACTCTCCCGGCGCCACGGCGACCGGCTGAAGGAGCTCCTCCCCAAAGCCGGGGACAACGAGCTCCTGCAGCAGATCGCCGCCGGTGCGGACCTCTTCACCAAGAAGTCGATCTGGATCTACGGCGGCGACGGCTGGGCCTACGACATCGGCTTCGGCGGCCTGGACCACGTCATCTCCACCGGCGAGGACGTGAACCTCCTGGTGATGGATACCGAGCTCTACTCCAATACCGGCGGGCAATGCTCCAAGGCGACCCAGTTGGGCGCCATCGCCCGCTTCGCCGCCTCCGGAAAGAGGACATCGAAGAAGGACCTCGGGCGCATGGCGATGACCTACGGCTACGTCTACGTCGCCTCCATCGCCATCGGCGCCGACAAGAACCAGACCCTGCGCGCCATCGCCGAAGCCGAGGCCTACCCCGGCCCGTCGCTCATCATCGCCTACTCCACCTGCATCAACCAGGGGCTCAGGAAAGGGATGGGGAAATCGATCGAGGAAAGCCAGCTCGCGGTGAGATCCGGGTACTGGCCGCTGTACCGCTACAACCCGCTTCTGAAGCAGGAAGGGAAGAACCCGTTCATCCTGGAATCCAAGAAGCCCGACGGCTCGCTCGCCGACTTCCTCTCCGGAGAGGTGCGTTTCCAGGCCCTGGAAAAGCAGAACCCCGAGGTGGCACGGCAACTGCGCGAGCAGATGGAGCAGGAGGCGCTGGAGCGGTTCCGCATGTTCCGGGACATGGCCGACTGGCAGCCGAGCAAGGGGGACGTACCCAAAGAAGGAGGAAGGGATCATCAACACGTCCCCGCGGCCGCAGGAGCCGCCGAGGAACCGACGCCGGTCTGTGTCAGCGCAACCAGCGACCCGCGCTACAGCCGCCCCGGCGAGCCCGAGGAGGAATGCGACGACGGCCGTGCCGGGATCGACAAGAACATCAATGAACCCGATTAGTGACAATCTTCCGCTGGTAAAAGTCCCCCTTTGCGAAGGGGGATTTAGGGGGATTTGCTTTTGGTTCGGGAGAAGCAAATCCCCCCCGCCCCCCTTCGCAAAGGGGGGAGTGGCAGGAGCGGAAAGGGACAGGCTCCGTAGGTGCCTGTCCCTCTAGCGGAACGCGCCATTCCGCCCAGCCACCTTACCCAGACTGGCACCTCCCCCCATCTTACCCATGCCTACGGGAGCGGCTTCGCGCGACAGAGCCTGTAATGGCTCCATCCGAAAGCCGCTCCCGCAGTTATTTCAGGTTAGTGGCCTGGTGCAGTGCCTCTGCTCCCGCACCACGCAGGGGGACAGGCACCTGGCCATGCAGGGGGACAGGCACCTGGCGGAGCCAGTCCCCTAGGGTAGAGGCGGCGAAAAGCGCGGCTGCCGCCAGGCCGATCCAGCCGGCCGCGTAAAAGACGGCGGTGAGCCCGAAACGGTTCTGCAGCCATCCCCCAAGCAGCGGTCCCACCAAGAATCCCAGGTTCAGCGCAGTGTTGAAGATCCCCACCGCCAGCCCCGTCCCGTGACGTTCCCCCTGTTCCAGCAAGAGTGCCGTGCTC
It encodes the following:
- the nifJ gene encoding pyruvate:ferredoxin (flavodoxin) oxidoreductase, producing MSGTRKTMDGNTAAAHVAYALSETAAIYPITPSSTMGEVADEWAAEGRKNIFGQTLNIKELQSEAGAAGAVHGSLVAGALTTTFTASQGLLLMLPNMYKIAGEQLPGVFHVSARAIATHALSIFGDHQDVMAARPTGFAMLCSSSVQEVMDLALVAHLAALEGSLPFLHFFDGFRTSHEVQKIEVIDYEEMARLVNYEKLAAFRSKAMNPEHPELRGTAQNPDIYFQGRERANPFYQALPQVVIETMERVGQLTGRHYRLFDYVGHAEADRVIISMGSSCETVEEVVQYLNGKGEKVGLVKVRLYRPFASELLLAAIPVSAAKITVLDRTKEPGSLGEPLYQDVCTAFLERGGEIPELYAGRYGLGSKEFRPVHVKSIFENMNGRPGKRHFTVGITDDVSDSSLPVEGTLSTTPEGTIQCRFWGMGADGTVGANKAAIKIIGDNTDLYVQAYFSYDSKKSGGITVSHLRFGESPIQSTYLVDAADFISCQKAPYVQIYDLLEGIREGGTFLLNSPWSSVEAMEANLPATMRRAIAQKKVRLYNVDAISIAQAAGLGGRINMIMQTAFFKLSGVLPFERAVELLKDSIRKEYGRKGEQVVEMNLAAVDLAVESLVEIHYPDSWQQADDERGTDFRLKQPMPDYMRDMVFPILRQKGDDLPVSSFTPDGVFPFSTARYEKRGVAINVPEWIKENCIQCNQCAYICPHATIRPFVATDGELAGAPETYQTIPVNARELKGMGFRIQVYPLDCMGCGNCADICPAKVPALVMKPIDTQAAVQEQNRAFAETLSPKGHLVKRTTVIGSQFQQPLLEFSGACSGCGETPYARIITQLFGERMMIANATGCSSIWGASAPVSPYCANADGHGPAWNNSLFEDAAEFGFGYHMAVSQRRHLLADQVRRAVHSLPEGELREELEGWLAGMMDPELSRRHGDRLKELLPKAGDNELLQQIAAGADLFTKKSIWIYGGDGWAYDIGFGGLDHVISTGEDVNLLVMDTELYSNTGGQCSKATQLGAIARFAASGKRTSKKDLGRMAMTYGYVYVASIAIGADKNQTLRAIAEAEAYPGPSLIIAYSTCINQGLRKGMGKSIEESQLAVRSGYWPLYRYNPLLKQEGKNPFILESKKPDGSLADFLSGEVRFQALEKQNPEVARQLREQMEQEALERFRMFRDMADWQPSKGDVPKEGGRDHQHVPAAAGAAEEPTPVCVSATSDPRYSRPGEPEEECDDGRAGIDKNINEPD